A region of Arabidopsis thaliana chromosome 5, partial sequence DNA encodes the following proteins:
- the IRX14-L gene encoding Nucleotide-diphospho-sugar transferases superfamily protein (IRREGULAR XYLEM 14-LIKE (IRX14-L); CONTAINS InterPro DOMAIN/s: Glycosyl transferase, family 43 (InterPro:IPR005027); BEST Arabidopsis thaliana protein match is: Nucleotide-diphospho-sugar transferases superfamily protein (TAIR:AT4G36890.1); Has 1807 Blast hits to 1807 proteins in 277 species: Archae - 0; Bacteria - 0; Metazoa - 736; Fungi - 347; Plants - 385; Viruses - 0; Other Eukaryotes - 339 (source: NCBI BLink).) has translation MKLSVFRLSYWNRRGSSFRSSPSLDPSFDGKSPSSVFWFVIHGLCCLISLILGFRFSHLVLFFLFSTSVTNLYTTPFLFAGNGGVSQLLRLKPLETATNSTVKKNSRVVVGRHGIRIRPWPHPNPIEVLRAHQLLVRVQKEQKSMYGVRSPRTVIVVTPTYVRTFQALHLTGVMHSLMLVPYDLVWIVVEAGGITNETASFIAKSGLKTIHLGFDQKMPNTWEDRHKLETKMRLHALRVVREKKLDGIVMFADDSNMHSMELFDEIQTVKWFGALSVGILAHSGNADELSSILKNEQGKNKEKPSMPIQGPSCNSSEKLVGWHIFNTQPYAKKTAVYIDEKAPVMPSKMEWSGFVLNSRLLWKESLDDKPAWVKDLSLLDDGYAEIESPLSLVKDPSMVEPLGSCGRRVLLWWLRVEARADSKFPPGWIIKSPLEITVPSKRTPWPDSSSELPAAAIKEAKSNSKPRVSKSKSYKEKQEPKAFDGVKVSATS, from the exons atgaagctCTCTGTGTTTCGATTGAGCTATTGGAACCGTCGAGGAAGTAGTTTCAGATCATCGCCGTCGTTGGATCCATCATTCGATGGCAAATCTCCGTCGTCTGTGTTTTGGTTCGTGATTCATGGTCTCTGCTGCTTGATCAGCTTGATTCTAGGGTTCCGATTCAGCCATTTAGtactcttcttccttttctcgACTTCCGTCACCAATCTATACACAACGCCATTTCTCTTTGCCGGAAACGGCGGTGTAAGCCAGCTTCTCCGGCTAAAACCTCTGGAAACAGCGACTAACAGCACGGTGAAGAAGAACTCTCGAGTGGTGGTTGGAAGACACGGGATCCGGATCCGTCCATGGCCTCACCCGAATCCGATTGAGGTATTGAGAGCTCATCAGTTGCTTGTGAGAGTACAGAAAGAGCAGAAATCGATGTACGGTGTGAGGAGCCCTAGGACTGTGATTGTGGTGACGCCGACTTATGTACGGACTTTTCAGGCGCTTCATTTGACCGGAGTTATGCACTCGCTTATGCTTGTTCCGTACGATTTGGTTTGGATCGTTGTGGAAGCTGGTGGAATCACTAACGAGACTGCTTCGTTTATCGCAAAATCAGGATTAAAGACGATTCACTTAGGATTCGATCAGAAAATGCCTAATACATGGGAAGATCGTCACAAATTGGAGACCAAAATGAGACTTCACGCCTTGAG AgttgtgagagagaagaagttaGATGGGATTGTTATGTTTGCTGATGATAGCAATATGCATAGTATGGAGCTTTTTGATGAGATTCAAACTGTGAAATGGTTTGGTGCTCTATCTGTTGGTATACTTGCTCATTCTGGTAATGCAGATGAATTATCATCGATCTTGAAGAATGAACAAgggaagaacaaagagaaaccTTCAATGCCAATCCAAGGTCCTAGTTGTAATTCCTCTGAGAAATTAGTGGGTTGGCACATTTTCAACACACAGCCTTATGCCAAGAAGACTGCAGTGTATATCGATGAGAAAGCGCCTGTGATGCCTAGTAAGATGGAATGGTCAGGGTTTGTGTTGAATTCTAGATTGCTCTGGAAGGAATCTTTAGATGATAAACCAGCATGGGTTAAAGATCTCAGCTTGTTGGATGATGGTTATGCGGAAATTGAGAGTCCTTTGTCTTTGGTGAAGGATCCTTCCATGGTGGAGCCACTTGGAAGCTGTGGCCGTCGTGTCTTGCTTTGGTGGCTTCGAGTTGAAGCTCGAGCTGATAGCAAATTCCCACCTGg CTGGATCATAAAGTCACCTTTAGAAATCACAGTGCCATCAAAGCGGACACCCTGGCCAGACTCTTCCTCAGAGCTCCCAGCGGCGGCGATCAAAGAGGCAAAAAGCAACTCTAAGCCAAGAGTGTCGAAGAGCAAGAGCTATAAGGAGAAACAAGAACCTAAAGCTTTCGATGGTGTCAAAGTGTCAGCAACTAGCTGA
- the SDN3 gene encoding small RNA degrading nuclease 3 (small RNA degrading nuclease 3 (SDN3); FUNCTIONS IN: exonuclease activity, nucleic acid binding; LOCATED IN: intracellular; EXPRESSED IN: 23 plant structures; EXPRESSED DURING: 13 growth stages; CONTAINS InterPro DOMAIN/s: Exonuclease (InterPro:IPR006055), Polynucleotidyl transferase, ribonuclease H fold (InterPro:IPR012337), Exonuclease, RNase T/DNA polymerase III (InterPro:IPR013520); BEST Arabidopsis thaliana protein match is: small RNA degrading nuclease 1 (TAIR:AT3G50100.1); Has 2616 Blast hits to 2408 proteins in 300 species: Archae - 3; Bacteria - 109; Metazoa - 996; Fungi - 649; Plants - 362; Viruses - 0; Other Eukaryotes - 497 (source: NCBI BLink).), whose amino-acid sequence MEHKLATAEKKLLVDLVKLVQKRGLEGENGGWKEFLNVYDKKLGSSLSDPARRSNDVLVAFLLTFKKKEDLQLIARVMQCGANRELIEKFKQETPDKETPEQRLVRLTITHDDYPGNYTFPSYAEDWYVTELGKKKSKVIKSTRMLSIDCEMVTCEDGSQALVRVGAVDRDLKVVLDKFVKPDKPVIDYKTDITGVTAEDLERATLSVADIQKKLRRFLSVGTILVGHGLHNDLQVLRIDHARVIDTSYVFEFVDAPKTQRPSLNNLCKSVLGQEVRMDGAAHNCVHDAAAAMKLVLAAVEKGAATLIQPTEEMMVAEKRRQEARQEAGKAQLFLHKIPHDVPSEELHGVLSGNFTLVVKPPKTGGYSTAVVDFSSPEEANEAFENVEGDVAKDKSGLPQKKAVLKLSSGLAVSLFVRKMVQDDSPCEISTSERARAEENNVSSKRQKTEDETEETKEATVNQREADKTKLFLHKIPHDVPSQELHGVLNGDFTLDVKPPKRKGGYYNAVVDFNSPEEANEAFENVEGDVVKDKTGLPQKMVVFKLSSGSGVSLYVRKMVHDDSPGEISTTKRARTEESNMSSKRQKTEDESEETKEANAKQREADKTKLLLHKIPLNVPSQELKVVITGQFTLEVMPPKRKGRYYNAVVTFNSPEEANKAFEKVKGEAVKEKGGLAQKMVAFKLSSGSGACLYVRKMVQDESEETKEANANHCEDDHLKEMEELKEKLKAMEFAISCEGHSKEIEELKQKLNAKEHQIQAQDKIIANLKMKLEKKQSKSRS is encoded by the exons ATGGAGCATAAACTAGCCACTGCTGAGAAAAAA ttgCTAGTAGACCTAGTCAAGCTAGTACAGAAACGAGGTTTGGAAGGCGAGAACGGAGGATGGAAGGAATTTCTAAATGTTTACGACAAAAAATTAGGATCGAGTTTGAGTGATCCTGCGAGACGTTCCAATGATGTTTTGGTTGCTTTTCTTTTGacatttaaaaagaaagaagatttgcAG CTAATAGCTAGGGTTATGCAATGTGGTGCTAATCGTGAACTAATTGAGAAATTCAAGCAAGAGACTCCGGATAAAGAGACTCCTGAGCAG AGGCTAGTTCGATTGACTATTACTCATGACGATTATCCTGGAAACTATACGTTCCCTTCCTACGCTGAG GATTGGTATGTAACTGAGCTTGGAAAGAAGAAGTCGAAAGTGATTAAATCTACTAGAATGCTTTCTATTGATTGTGAGATGGTTACCTGTGAAGATGGGAGCCAGGCTTTAGTTAGAGTTGGCGCTGTGGACCGTGACTTAAAG GTGGTTCTTGACAAATTTGTGAAACCGGACAAACCAGTTATTGACTATAAGACGGATATTACTGGAGTTACTGCTGAGGATCTTGAGAGAGCTACTCTTTCTGTTGcagatattcaaaaaaaattgcgTAGGTTTCTTTCTGTGGGAACTATTTTGGTAGGTCATGGTTTGCATAATGATCTTCAAG TGTTGAGGATAGATCATGCGAGAGTAATAGATACTTCATATGTATTTGAGTTTGTCGATGCACCAAAGACTCAAAGACCTTCTTTGAATAATCTATGCAAG TCTGTTTTAGGTCAAGAAGTGCGAATGGACGGTGCTGCTCACAATTGTGTTCATGACGCAGCAGCTGCCATGAAACTTGTACTTGCTGCTGTAGAAAAAGGAGCAGCCACTTTAATTCAACCAACTGAAGAA ATGATGGTGGCTGAAAAGAGAAGACAGGAGGCAAGACAGGAGGCTGGTAAGGCACAGCTCTTCCTTCATAAAATCCCTCACGATGTTCCATCTGAAGAGTTACATGGAGTTCTTAGCGGGAATTTCACACTTGTTGTTAAG CCACCAAAAACAGGAGGTTATTCTACTGCAGTCGTTGATTTTAGTAGTCCGGAAGAAGCAAATGAAGCATTTGAAAATGTTGAAGGAGACGTAGCTAAG gaTAAATCGGGTTTGCCACAAAAAAAGGCTGTGTTGAAGCTGAGTTCTGGATTAGCAGTTAGTTTATTCGTTCGTAAAATGGTTCAAGATGATTCTCCGTGTGAAATCTCTACCTCCGAGAGAGCTCGTGCAGAGGAGAACAATGTGAGTTCTAAGAGACAGAAGACGGAAGATGAAACTGAGGAGACCAAAGAAGCAACTGTAAACCAAAGAGAGGCTGATAAGACAAAGCTTTTCCTTCATAAAATCCCACACGATGTTCCATCTCAAGAGTTACATGGAGTTCTTAACGGGGATTTCACACTCGATGTTAAG ccaccaaaaagaaaaggaggtTACTACAATGCAGTCGTTGATTTTAATAGTCcagaagaagcaaatgaagCATTTGAAAATGTGGAAGGAGACGTAGTTAAG GATAAGACGGGTTTGCCACAAAAAATGGTTGTATTCAAGCTGAGTTCTGGATCAGGAGTTAGTTTATATGTTCGTAAAATGGTTCATGATGATTCTCCGGGTGAAATCTCTACAACCAAGAGAGCTCGAACAGAGGAGAGCAATATGAGTTCTAAGAGACAGAAGACAGAAGATGAATCTGAGGAGACCAAAGAAGCAAATGCAAAGCAAAGAGAGGCTGATAAGACAAAGCTCCTCCTTCATAAAATCCCTCTCAATGTCCCGTCTCAAGAGTTAAAAGTAGTTATTACCGGGCAGTTCACACTTGAAGTTATG CcacccaaaagaaaaggacGTTATTACAATGCAGTTGTTACTTTTAATAGTCcagaagaagcaaataaaGCATTTGAAAAAGTTAAAGGAGAAGCAGTTAAG gaGAAAGGTGGTTTGGCACAAAAAATGGTTGCGTTTAAGCTGAGTTCAGGATCAGGAGCTTGTTTATACGTTCGTAAAATGGTTCAAGATGAATCTGAGGAGACCAAAGAGGCAAATGCAAACCATTGTGAGGATGatcatttaaaagaaatggaagaacTGAAGGAAAAACTCAAAGCTATGGAGTTCGCAATCAGCTGCGAAGGTCattcaaaagaaattgaagaactGAAGCAGAAGCTCAATGCCAAGGAACATCAGATACAGGCTCAGGATAAGATTATAGCCAACCTCAAAATGAAACTGGAGAAGAAACAGTCAAAGTCTCGGTCATGA
- the SDN3 gene encoding small RNA degrading nuclease 3: MEHKLATAEKKLLVDLVKLVQKRGLEGENGGWKEFLNVYDKKLGSSLSDPARRSNDVLVAFLLTFKKKEDLQLIARVMQCGANRELIEKFKQETPDKETPEQRLVRLTITHDDYPGNYTFPSYAEDWYVTELGKKKSKVIKSTRMLSIDCEMVTCEDGSQALVRVGAVDRDLKVVLDKFVKPDKPVIDYKTDITGVTAEDLERATLSVADIQKKLRRFLSVGTILVGHGLHNDLQVLRIDHARVIDTSYVFEFVDAPKTQRPSLNNLCKSVLGQEVRMDGAAHNCVHDAAAAMKLVLAAVEKGAATLIQPTEEMMVAEKRRQEARQEAGKAQLFLHKIPHDVPSEELHGVLSGNFTLVVKPPKTGGYSTAVVDFSSPEEANEAFENVEGDVAKDKSGLPQKKAVLKLSSGLAVSLFVRKMVQDDSPCEISTSERARAEENNVSSKRQKTEDETEETKEATVNQREADKTKLLLHKIPLNVPSQELKVVITGQFTLEVMPPKRKGRYYNAVVTFNSPEEANKAFEKVKGEAVKEKGGLAQKMVAFKLSSGSGACLYVRKMVQDESEETKEANANHCEDDHLKEMEELKEKLKAMEFAISCEGHSKEIEELKQKLNAKEHQIQAQDKIIANLKMKLEKKQSKSRS, from the exons ATGGAGCATAAACTAGCCACTGCTGAGAAAAAA ttgCTAGTAGACCTAGTCAAGCTAGTACAGAAACGAGGTTTGGAAGGCGAGAACGGAGGATGGAAGGAATTTCTAAATGTTTACGACAAAAAATTAGGATCGAGTTTGAGTGATCCTGCGAGACGTTCCAATGATGTTTTGGTTGCTTTTCTTTTGacatttaaaaagaaagaagatttgcAG CTAATAGCTAGGGTTATGCAATGTGGTGCTAATCGTGAACTAATTGAGAAATTCAAGCAAGAGACTCCGGATAAAGAGACTCCTGAGCAG AGGCTAGTTCGATTGACTATTACTCATGACGATTATCCTGGAAACTATACGTTCCCTTCCTACGCTGAG GATTGGTATGTAACTGAGCTTGGAAAGAAGAAGTCGAAAGTGATTAAATCTACTAGAATGCTTTCTATTGATTGTGAGATGGTTACCTGTGAAGATGGGAGCCAGGCTTTAGTTAGAGTTGGCGCTGTGGACCGTGACTTAAAG GTGGTTCTTGACAAATTTGTGAAACCGGACAAACCAGTTATTGACTATAAGACGGATATTACTGGAGTTACTGCTGAGGATCTTGAGAGAGCTACTCTTTCTGTTGcagatattcaaaaaaaattgcgTAGGTTTCTTTCTGTGGGAACTATTTTGGTAGGTCATGGTTTGCATAATGATCTTCAAG TGTTGAGGATAGATCATGCGAGAGTAATAGATACTTCATATGTATTTGAGTTTGTCGATGCACCAAAGACTCAAAGACCTTCTTTGAATAATCTATGCAAG TCTGTTTTAGGTCAAGAAGTGCGAATGGACGGTGCTGCTCACAATTGTGTTCATGACGCAGCAGCTGCCATGAAACTTGTACTTGCTGCTGTAGAAAAAGGAGCAGCCACTTTAATTCAACCAACTGAAGAA ATGATGGTGGCTGAAAAGAGAAGACAGGAGGCAAGACAGGAGGCTGGTAAGGCACAGCTCTTCCTTCATAAAATCCCTCACGATGTTCCATCTGAAGAGTTACATGGAGTTCTTAGCGGGAATTTCACACTTGTTGTTAAG CCACCAAAAACAGGAGGTTATTCTACTGCAGTCGTTGATTTTAGTAGTCCGGAAGAAGCAAATGAAGCATTTGAAAATGTTGAAGGAGACGTAGCTAAG gaTAAATCGGGTTTGCCACAAAAAAAGGCTGTGTTGAAGCTGAGTTCTGGATTAGCAGTTAGTTTATTCGTTCGTAAAATGGTTCAAGATGATTCTCCGTGTGAAATCTCTACCTCCGAGAGAGCTCGTGCAGAGGAGAACAATGTGAGTTCTAAGAGACAGAAGACGGAAGATGAAACTGAGGAGACCAAAGAAGCAACTGTAAACCAAAGAGAG GCTGATAAGACAAAGCTCCTCCTTCATAAAATCCCTCTCAATGTCCCGTCTCAAGAGTTAAAAGTAGTTATTACCGGGCAGTTCACACTTGAAGTTATG CcacccaaaagaaaaggacGTTATTACAATGCAGTTGTTACTTTTAATAGTCcagaagaagcaaataaaGCATTTGAAAAAGTTAAAGGAGAAGCAGTTAAG gaGAAAGGTGGTTTGGCACAAAAAATGGTTGCGTTTAAGCTGAGTTCAGGATCAGGAGCTTGTTTATACGTTCGTAAAATGGTTCAAGATGAATCTGAGGAGACCAAAGAGGCAAATGCAAACCATTGTGAGGATGatcatttaaaagaaatggaagaacTGAAGGAAAAACTCAAAGCTATGGAGTTCGCAATCAGCTGCGAAGGTCattcaaaagaaattgaagaactGAAGCAGAAGCTCAATGCCAAGGAACATCAGATACAGGCTCAGGATAAGATTATAGCCAACCTCAAAATGAAACTGGAGAAGAAACAGTCAAAGTCTCGGTCATGA
- the SDN3 gene encoding small RNA degrading nuclease 3, translating to MEHKLATAEKKLLVDLVKLVQKRGLEGENGGWKEFLNVYDKKLGSSLSDPARRSNDVLVAFLLTFKKKEDLQLIARVMQCGANRELIEKFKQETPDKETPEQRLVRLTITHDDYPGNYTFPSYAEDWYVTELGKKKSKVIKSTRMLSIDCEMVTCEDGSQALVRVGAVDRDLKVVLDKFVKPDKPVIDYKTDITGVTAEDLERATLSVADIQKKLRRFLSVGTILVGHGLHNDLQVLRIDHARVIDTSYVFEFVDAPKTQRPSLNNLCKSVLGQEVRMDGAAHNCVHDAAAAMKLVLAAVEKGAATLIQPTEEMMVAEKRRQEARQEAGKAQLFLHKIPHDVPSEELHGVLSGNFTLVVKPPKTGGYSTAVVDFSSPEEANEAFENVEGDVAKDKSGLPQKKAVLKLSSGLAVSLFVRKMVQDDSPCEISTSERARAEENNVSSKRQKTEDETEETKEATVNQREADKTKLFLHKIPHDVPSQELHGVLNGDFTLDVKPPKRKGGYYNAVVDFNSPEEANEAFENVEGDVVKDKTGLPQKMVVFKLSSGSGVSLYVRKMVHDDSPGEISTTKRARTEESNMSSKRQKTEDESEETKEANAKQREADKTKLLLHKIPLNVPSQELKVVITGQFTLEVMVIS from the exons ATGGAGCATAAACTAGCCACTGCTGAGAAAAAA ttgCTAGTAGACCTAGTCAAGCTAGTACAGAAACGAGGTTTGGAAGGCGAGAACGGAGGATGGAAGGAATTTCTAAATGTTTACGACAAAAAATTAGGATCGAGTTTGAGTGATCCTGCGAGACGTTCCAATGATGTTTTGGTTGCTTTTCTTTTGacatttaaaaagaaagaagatttgcAG CTAATAGCTAGGGTTATGCAATGTGGTGCTAATCGTGAACTAATTGAGAAATTCAAGCAAGAGACTCCGGATAAAGAGACTCCTGAGCAG AGGCTAGTTCGATTGACTATTACTCATGACGATTATCCTGGAAACTATACGTTCCCTTCCTACGCTGAG GATTGGTATGTAACTGAGCTTGGAAAGAAGAAGTCGAAAGTGATTAAATCTACTAGAATGCTTTCTATTGATTGTGAGATGGTTACCTGTGAAGATGGGAGCCAGGCTTTAGTTAGAGTTGGCGCTGTGGACCGTGACTTAAAG GTGGTTCTTGACAAATTTGTGAAACCGGACAAACCAGTTATTGACTATAAGACGGATATTACTGGAGTTACTGCTGAGGATCTTGAGAGAGCTACTCTTTCTGTTGcagatattcaaaaaaaattgcgTAGGTTTCTTTCTGTGGGAACTATTTTGGTAGGTCATGGTTTGCATAATGATCTTCAAG TGTTGAGGATAGATCATGCGAGAGTAATAGATACTTCATATGTATTTGAGTTTGTCGATGCACCAAAGACTCAAAGACCTTCTTTGAATAATCTATGCAAG TCTGTTTTAGGTCAAGAAGTGCGAATGGACGGTGCTGCTCACAATTGTGTTCATGACGCAGCAGCTGCCATGAAACTTGTACTTGCTGCTGTAGAAAAAGGAGCAGCCACTTTAATTCAACCAACTGAAGAA ATGATGGTGGCTGAAAAGAGAAGACAGGAGGCAAGACAGGAGGCTGGTAAGGCACAGCTCTTCCTTCATAAAATCCCTCACGATGTTCCATCTGAAGAGTTACATGGAGTTCTTAGCGGGAATTTCACACTTGTTGTTAAG CCACCAAAAACAGGAGGTTATTCTACTGCAGTCGTTGATTTTAGTAGTCCGGAAGAAGCAAATGAAGCATTTGAAAATGTTGAAGGAGACGTAGCTAAG gaTAAATCGGGTTTGCCACAAAAAAAGGCTGTGTTGAAGCTGAGTTCTGGATTAGCAGTTAGTTTATTCGTTCGTAAAATGGTTCAAGATGATTCTCCGTGTGAAATCTCTACCTCCGAGAGAGCTCGTGCAGAGGAGAACAATGTGAGTTCTAAGAGACAGAAGACGGAAGATGAAACTGAGGAGACCAAAGAAGCAACTGTAAACCAAAGAGAGGCTGATAAGACAAAGCTTTTCCTTCATAAAATCCCACACGATGTTCCATCTCAAGAGTTACATGGAGTTCTTAACGGGGATTTCACACTCGATGTTAAG ccaccaaaaagaaaaggaggtTACTACAATGCAGTCGTTGATTTTAATAGTCcagaagaagcaaatgaagCATTTGAAAATGTGGAAGGAGACGTAGTTAAG GATAAGACGGGTTTGCCACAAAAAATGGTTGTATTCAAGCTGAGTTCTGGATCAGGAGTTAGTTTATATGTTCGTAAAATGGTTCATGATGATTCTCCGGGTGAAATCTCTACAACCAAGAGAGCTCGAACAGAGGAGAGCAATATGAGTTCTAAGAGACAGAAGACAGAAGATGAATCTGAGGAGACCAAAGAAGCAAATGCAAAGCAAAGAGAGGCTGATAAGACAAAGCTCCTCCTTCATAAAATCCCTCTCAATGTCCCGTCTCAAGAGTTAAAAGTAGTTATTACCGGGCAGTTCACACTTGAAGTTATGGTAATATCATAA
- the SDN3 gene encoding small RNA degrading nuclease 3 (small RNA degrading nuclease 3 (SDN3); FUNCTIONS IN: exonuclease activity, nucleic acid binding; LOCATED IN: intracellular; EXPRESSED IN: 22 plant structures; EXPRESSED DURING: 13 growth stages; CONTAINS InterPro DOMAIN/s: Exonuclease (InterPro:IPR006055), Polynucleotidyl transferase, ribonuclease H fold (InterPro:IPR012337), Exonuclease, RNase T/DNA polymerase III (InterPro:IPR013520); BEST Arabidopsis thaliana protein match is: small RNA degrading nuclease 1 (TAIR:AT3G50100.1).), whose translation MEHKLATAEKKLLVDLVKLVQKRGLEGENGGWKEFLNVYDKKLGSSLSDPARRSNDVLVAFLLTFKKKEDLQLIARVMQCGANRELIEKFKQETPDKETPEQRLVRLTITHDDYPGNYTFPSYAEDWYVTELGKKKSKVIKSTRMLSIDCEMVTCEDGSQALVRVGAVDRDLKVVLDKFVKPDKPVIDYKTDITGVTAEDLERATLSVADIQKKLRRFLSVGTILVGHGLHNDLQVLRIDHARVIDTSYVFEFVDAPKTQRPSLNNLCKSVLGQEVRMDGAAHNCVHDAAAAMKLVLAAVEKGAATLIQPTEEMMVAEKRRQEARQEAGKAQLFLHKIPHDVPSEELHGVLSGNFTLVVKPPKTGGYSTAVVDFSSPEEANEAFENVEGDVAKDKSGLPQKKAVLKLSSGLAVSLFVRKMVQDDSPCEISTSERARAEENNVSSKRQKTEDETEETKEATVNQREADKTKLLLHKIPLNVPSQELKVVITGQFTLEVMVIS comes from the exons ATGGAGCATAAACTAGCCACTGCTGAGAAAAAA ttgCTAGTAGACCTAGTCAAGCTAGTACAGAAACGAGGTTTGGAAGGCGAGAACGGAGGATGGAAGGAATTTCTAAATGTTTACGACAAAAAATTAGGATCGAGTTTGAGTGATCCTGCGAGACGTTCCAATGATGTTTTGGTTGCTTTTCTTTTGacatttaaaaagaaagaagatttgcAG CTAATAGCTAGGGTTATGCAATGTGGTGCTAATCGTGAACTAATTGAGAAATTCAAGCAAGAGACTCCGGATAAAGAGACTCCTGAGCAG AGGCTAGTTCGATTGACTATTACTCATGACGATTATCCTGGAAACTATACGTTCCCTTCCTACGCTGAG GATTGGTATGTAACTGAGCTTGGAAAGAAGAAGTCGAAAGTGATTAAATCTACTAGAATGCTTTCTATTGATTGTGAGATGGTTACCTGTGAAGATGGGAGCCAGGCTTTAGTTAGAGTTGGCGCTGTGGACCGTGACTTAAAG GTGGTTCTTGACAAATTTGTGAAACCGGACAAACCAGTTATTGACTATAAGACGGATATTACTGGAGTTACTGCTGAGGATCTTGAGAGAGCTACTCTTTCTGTTGcagatattcaaaaaaaattgcgTAGGTTTCTTTCTGTGGGAACTATTTTGGTAGGTCATGGTTTGCATAATGATCTTCAAG TGTTGAGGATAGATCATGCGAGAGTAATAGATACTTCATATGTATTTGAGTTTGTCGATGCACCAAAGACTCAAAGACCTTCTTTGAATAATCTATGCAAG TCTGTTTTAGGTCAAGAAGTGCGAATGGACGGTGCTGCTCACAATTGTGTTCATGACGCAGCAGCTGCCATGAAACTTGTACTTGCTGCTGTAGAAAAAGGAGCAGCCACTTTAATTCAACCAACTGAAGAA ATGATGGTGGCTGAAAAGAGAAGACAGGAGGCAAGACAGGAGGCTGGTAAGGCACAGCTCTTCCTTCATAAAATCCCTCACGATGTTCCATCTGAAGAGTTACATGGAGTTCTTAGCGGGAATTTCACACTTGTTGTTAAG CCACCAAAAACAGGAGGTTATTCTACTGCAGTCGTTGATTTTAGTAGTCCGGAAGAAGCAAATGAAGCATTTGAAAATGTTGAAGGAGACGTAGCTAAG gaTAAATCGGGTTTGCCACAAAAAAAGGCTGTGTTGAAGCTGAGTTCTGGATTAGCAGTTAGTTTATTCGTTCGTAAAATGGTTCAAGATGATTCTCCGTGTGAAATCTCTACCTCCGAGAGAGCTCGTGCAGAGGAGAACAATGTGAGTTCTAAGAGACAGAAGACGGAAGATGAAACTGAGGAGACCAAAGAAGCAACTGTAAACCAAAGAGAG GCTGATAAGACAAAGCTCCTCCTTCATAAAATCCCTCTCAATGTCCCGTCTCAAGAGTTAAAAGTAGTTATTACCGGGCAGTTCACACTTGAAGTTATGGTAATATCATAA